Proteins from a genomic interval of Garra rufa chromosome 4, GarRuf1.0, whole genome shotgun sequence:
- the LOC141334057 gene encoding uncharacterized protein, with protein MALKEESQVLNEIEENDYDFIHGEKSFSCSQTEKTSLKRAQKTEAKPYTCQQCGRSFTHLGNLGVHMRVHTGERPYACQQCGKHFRHKGSLKIHVLMHTGEKPHTCQQCGRSFYQKAHLNWHMTVHTGESLFTCQQCGVSFTQKESFTRHMRIHNGDQPYLCDQCGKSFDQHGNLGVHMETHREKAYTCSECGKSFRQKQHFKDHMRIHSGEQPYACPQCGKGFNYSRHFEDHIRVHTGEKPFTCQQCGRSFNQKGNLNRHMKVHSGEKPYVCGHCGKSFRNKAELKYHTRFHT; from the coding sequence atggcactgaaagaggagagtcaagtactgaatgaaatagaAGAGAACGATTATGATTTcatacatggagaaaaatcttttagttgttcacaaACTGAGAAGACTTCCTTAAAAAGGGCTCAAAAGACAGAAGCTAAGCCatacacatgccaacagtgtggaaggagtttcacTCACCTTGGAAACCTTggtgtccacatgagagttcacactggagagaggccttatgcctgccaacaatgtggaaagcatTTCCGTCATAAAGGAAGtcttaaaatacatgttttaatgcacactggagaaaaacctcacacctgccaacagtgtggaagaagtttctatCAGAAAGCACACCTTAATTGGCACATGAcggttcacactggagagagccttttcacctgccaacagtgtggagtaagtttcactcaaaaagaaagctttaccagacacatgagaattcacaatggagatcagcCTTActtgtgtgatcagtgtggaaagagttttgatcaacatggaAACCTTGGAGTTCATATGGAAACTCATAGAGAGAAAGCCTACACATGCTcggagtgtggaaagagttttcgtcaaaaacaacactttaaggaccacatgagaattcactctggagagcaaccctacGCATGTCCTCAGTGCGGAAAGGGGTTTAATTATAGTCGACACTTTGAAgaccacataagagttcacactggagagaagcctttcacctgccagcaatgtggaagaagtttcaaccaaaaaggaaaccttaacagacacatgaaagttcactctggagagaagccatatgtatgtggtcactgtggaaagagtttcagaaataaagcagaACTTAAATATCACACgaggtttcacacatga